Proteins encoded by one window of Nocardia goodfellowii:
- the mftB gene encoding mycofactocin biosynthesis chaperone MftB (MftB, a small protein, is a peptide chaperone that assists the radical SAM enzyme MftC in performing two modifications to the C-terminal Val-Tyr dipeptide of the mycofactocin precursor peptide, MftA. MftB's role is analogous to the role of PqqD in the biosynthesis of PQQ, a cofactor that derives entirely from a Tyr and a Glu in the precursor PqqA.) — protein MSTEPRRAFELDDAWELSEQVSVRPERFGALLYHFGTRRLSFLKSPTLSRVVQTLAGAASARQACVLAGVTAAELPAYRTALAGLAATEMIRKRDAA, from the coding sequence GTGTCTACTGAGCCGCGGCGGGCCTTCGAACTGGATGACGCCTGGGAATTGTCCGAGCAGGTTTCGGTGCGACCGGAACGGTTCGGCGCCCTGCTCTACCACTTCGGCACCCGGCGATTGTCGTTCCTGAAGAGTCCCACGCTGAGCCGAGTGGTCCAGACCCTGGCCGGCGCGGCGTCGGCGCGGCAGGCGTGCGTGCTCGCCGGGGTCACCGCGGCTGAGCTGCCCGCCTATCGCACAGCCCTGGCCGGACTGGCCGCCACCGAGATGATCCGGAAGAGGGATGCCGCATGA
- the mftC gene encoding mycofactocin radical SAM maturase (MftC is a radical SAM/SPASM enzyme that catalyzes the first two steps in biosynthesis of the electron carrier mycofactocin from the terminal Val-Tyr dipeptide of the precursor peptide MftA.) codes for MTAAPLSLAEQFQSGLDAPICLTWELTYACNLACVHCLSSSGRRDPRELSTAECLALIDEFERMRVFYVNIGGGEPTVRPDFWEIVDYATAHHVGVKFSTNGIRINPAAAARIAANSYVDVQISLDGASAAVNDAVRGQGSYATAIRAMELLRSASADGFKLSVVMTRHNVDQLDGLLAIADLFDAQLRLTRLRPSGRGADSWDELHLRPEQQRRLYDWLLDHGDQVLTGDSFFHLAAYGQALPGLNLCGAGRVVCLVDPIGDVYACPFAIHDEFKAGNIRSAGGFTSIWRESARFAELRRPQTGGACTSCSAFDSCRGGCMAAKFFTGLPLDGPDPECVRGHGESALRSVDRAGAPRPSQDHSRTGRSVVIGMPGIPARACDENPLAGFGAS; via the coding sequence ATGACGGCAGCACCACTGTCACTGGCCGAGCAATTCCAGTCCGGCCTGGACGCGCCCATCTGCCTGACCTGGGAACTCACCTACGCGTGCAATCTGGCCTGCGTGCACTGCCTGTCCAGCTCCGGCCGGCGGGACCCGCGCGAGCTGAGCACGGCCGAATGTCTGGCGCTGATCGACGAATTCGAGCGGATGCGGGTGTTCTATGTGAACATCGGCGGCGGCGAGCCCACCGTGCGGCCGGACTTCTGGGAGATCGTCGACTACGCGACCGCCCATCACGTCGGGGTCAAGTTCTCCACCAACGGAATTCGGATCAACCCCGCGGCGGCCGCCCGCATCGCCGCCAACAGTTATGTGGACGTGCAGATTTCCCTGGACGGTGCTTCCGCGGCCGTCAACGACGCGGTCCGCGGACAAGGCTCTTACGCGACCGCGATCCGAGCCATGGAACTGCTGCGGTCCGCCAGCGCGGACGGCTTCAAGCTCTCGGTCGTGATGACCCGGCACAATGTGGACCAACTGGACGGGCTGCTGGCCATCGCCGACCTGTTCGACGCCCAGCTGCGCCTCACCCGGCTGCGCCCCTCGGGCCGCGGCGCGGACAGCTGGGACGAACTGCACCTGCGACCCGAACAGCAACGCAGACTCTACGACTGGCTGCTCGACCACGGCGACCAGGTACTCACCGGCGACTCGTTCTTCCACCTGGCTGCCTACGGCCAAGCCCTGCCCGGCCTGAACCTGTGCGGCGCGGGCCGGGTGGTGTGTCTGGTCGATCCGATCGGCGACGTCTACGCCTGCCCCTTCGCCATCCACGACGAGTTCAAAGCCGGAAACATTCGCTCCGCAGGCGGTTTCACCAGCATCTGGCGCGAGTCGGCGCGCTTCGCCGAGCTCCGCCGCCCGCAGACCGGCGGCGCCTGCACCTCCTGCTCCGCCTTCGACAGCTGCCGTGGTGGCTGCATGGCGGCGAAGTTCTTCACCGGGCTCCCCCTCGACGGCCCCGACCCGGAATGTGTTCGCGGGCATGGCGAATCGGCACTGCGCTCAGTGGACCGTGCAGGCGCGCCTCGGCCGTCACAGGATCATTCGCGGACGGGGCGATCGGTGGTGATCGGTATGCCAGGCATACCGGCTCGGGCTTGTGACGAAAATCCGCTCGCGGGGTTCGGGGCCTCTTGA
- a CDS encoding thiolase C-terminal domain-containing protein produces the protein MKRVAIIGAGMTPFAEHFALGIKDLLPMAFAECAATVDKGLAKADIQAAWFGECGTADGFPSGILADTLGLADIPVSRIENACATGHDALRNALYGIASGACDVALVLGADKLRESASKDMLWGWEAMSRDNAWDYPLGLVSPAEFALHVTRYLHESPATREHLAMVAVKNHRFGARNRKARLQFEITMEQALSAPTVVTPFGLYDCAPQSDGAAALILAAEDVVDRYTDRPVWVRGVGLGLDSVMHQHKRDMTTFPASVRAARRAFGMAGLTPSDVDVAEVHDFFTGVELISCEDLGFADRFEAYKLVESGATGPGGTLPVNTSGGLKSKGHPPGATGVAQCVELFEQLRGNAVNQVDGARIGLAHTVGGPTAVAAVTLLEGPER, from the coding sequence ATGAAGCGAGTGGCCATTATCGGGGCGGGGATGACGCCCTTCGCCGAGCATTTCGCGCTGGGCATCAAGGATTTGCTGCCGATGGCGTTCGCCGAATGCGCCGCCACGGTGGACAAGGGCTTGGCCAAGGCCGATATCCAGGCCGCCTGGTTCGGTGAGTGCGGCACCGCGGACGGTTTCCCCTCCGGCATCCTGGCCGACACGCTCGGGCTGGCCGACATTCCGGTGTCGCGGATCGAGAACGCCTGCGCCACCGGCCATGACGCGCTGCGCAACGCCCTGTACGGCATCGCCTCGGGGGCCTGCGACGTGGCCTTGGTGCTGGGTGCGGACAAACTGCGGGAATCGGCGTCCAAGGACATGCTGTGGGGCTGGGAGGCGATGTCACGCGACAATGCCTGGGACTATCCGCTCGGACTGGTCTCCCCGGCCGAGTTCGCGCTGCACGTCACCCGCTACCTGCACGAATCGCCCGCCACCCGGGAGCATCTCGCGATGGTCGCGGTCAAGAATCACCGCTTCGGGGCCCGGAACCGCAAGGCGCGCTTGCAGTTCGAGATCACCATGGAGCAAGCGCTCAGCGCGCCCACCGTGGTGACGCCGTTCGGCCTCTACGACTGCGCACCGCAGAGCGACGGCGCGGCGGCCCTGATATTGGCCGCCGAGGACGTGGTGGACCGCTACACCGATCGCCCGGTGTGGGTGCGCGGCGTCGGCCTCGGCCTGGATTCGGTGATGCACCAGCACAAGCGGGACATGACCACCTTCCCGGCGAGTGTGCGCGCGGCCCGGCGGGCCTTCGGTATGGCGGGTCTGACCCCGTCGGACGTGGACGTCGCCGAGGTGCACGACTTCTTCACCGGCGTCGAGTTGATCAGCTGCGAGGACCTCGGTTTCGCCGACCGGTTCGAGGCGTACAAGCTCGTCGAATCGGGCGCTACCGGGCCCGGTGGCACGCTGCCGGTGAACACCAGCGGCGGCCTCAAATCCAAGGGGCATCCGCCCGGCGCCACCGGTGTCGCCCAATGCGTCGAGTTGTTCGAACAGCTGCGCGGCAATGCCGTCAACCAGGTCGACGGTGCGCGAATCGGGTTGGCGCACACCGTCGGTGGTCCGACCGCCGTCGCCGCCGTCACTCTGCTCGAGGGACCGGAGCGCTAG
- a CDS encoding Zn-ribbon domain-containing OB-fold protein, whose product MPHIAAIGTYLPCWGVPGHRVPGDDEDAVTLAVEAGRAVLDIGAGAAHVVILVSRDLPLLEGGNAAALLAGLGLDPELEVVERLGGAPAALDAVSSARPRTLVIGVDLEPAGAVAVLTADRGLEVRTAARISRSLPVRTRTAAGEVHDYGDPRLLHARGLLAAFEATWLDVPVAVAGVEHERAVALCAGNPVPLPTFGASAGLFALAALAEAGTTGPLVGVEQGSLFGIAVAGGSARVRRREPAARAKPEGVLRPGAELLISLAAYERAFEAKVRWVAGKHSGGTELDFPPRYRVGDDGALATNYSLVPLPRTGTVYTEVTVHVPVPGLKTPYSLVIVELDEVGVRALAKVTGTEPGTVDIGDRGRMTLRRVAVRSGVPDYGYAFEPEKEVAV is encoded by the coding sequence ATGCCACACATCGCCGCGATCGGCACCTATCTGCCGTGCTGGGGCGTCCCCGGGCACCGCGTACCCGGGGACGACGAGGACGCGGTGACGCTGGCCGTGGAGGCCGGGCGGGCCGTGCTCGACATCGGCGCGGGCGCGGCACATGTGGTGATCCTGGTCAGCCGGGACCTGCCGTTGCTGGAGGGCGGGAACGCCGCGGCACTGCTGGCCGGGCTCGGGCTGGACCCGGAACTCGAGGTCGTCGAGCGGTTGGGCGGCGCTCCCGCCGCGCTGGACGCGGTCAGTTCGGCCCGGCCGCGCACGCTGGTCATCGGCGTCGATCTGGAACCGGCCGGGGCGGTGGCGGTCTTGACCGCCGATCGTGGTCTGGAAGTGCGCACGGCCGCGCGAATCTCGCGCAGCCTGCCGGTACGTACCCGTACCGCGGCCGGTGAGGTGCACGACTACGGCGATCCGCGCCTGCTGCACGCCCGCGGACTGCTGGCGGCCTTCGAGGCCACCTGGCTGGACGTACCCGTGGCGGTGGCGGGCGTCGAACACGAGCGAGCGGTCGCCCTGTGCGCCGGAAACCCGGTGCCGCTACCCACTTTCGGCGCCAGCGCGGGACTCTTCGCGCTCGCGGCGCTGGCCGAAGCCGGCACGACCGGTCCACTGGTCGGCGTCGAGCAGGGCAGCCTGTTCGGAATCGCGGTCGCGGGCGGCAGCGCGCGGGTGCGCCGGCGAGAACCGGCCGCCCGCGCGAAACCCGAGGGCGTACTGCGCCCGGGCGCCGAACTGCTCATCTCGCTGGCCGCCTACGAGCGGGCCTTCGAGGCCAAGGTGCGCTGGGTCGCCGGGAAGCATTCCGGCGGAACGGAATTGGATTTCCCGCCGCGCTACCGGGTGGGCGACGACGGCGCGCTCGCCACCAACTACAGCCTGGTGCCGCTGCCGCGCACGGGCACCGTCTACACCGAGGTGACGGTGCACGTTCCGGTGCCCGGCCTCAAAACGCCCTACTCGCTGGTCATCGTGGAACTCGACGAGGTCGGGGTGCGGGCACTGGCCAAGGTGACCGGCACCGAACCGGGCACCGTCGACATCGGCGATCGGGGCCGAATGACGCTGCGGCGCGTGGCGGTGCGATCGGGAGTGCCCGATTACGGCTACGCGTTCGAGCCGGAGAAGGAAGTCGCGGTATGA
- a CDS encoding amidohydrolase family protein, with amino-acid sequence MLIRRARVFGSVHSDVRWRGGRIVECGTGFRPLPGEDDIDARGGWLLPGLHDHHIHLRALAARAGSVPLGPEQVADLDGLFRELRRLDSELPAGQWIRGTGYHESVAGVLDRRLLDRALPGRPIRIQHRSGALWMLNSAGCAEVDLEECAAPGVERDAGGQPTGRLWRLDSWLGERIPTLPLDLMSVSGQAARHGITGFTDATPGLAQHEVSGLAEAVGDGRIVQRVHCMAPPTITDPGIERFTLGPTKILLDDTTLPTLDDFTGAIRDAHAAGRPVAVHCVTRVQLMLTLAALDNAGTATGDRIEHGAIIPDSVLDQLRTRALTVVTQPHFPVERAAQYARDVPDEDRADLWRLGSLLHGGVAVAAGSDAPFGGPDPWRVLTAATTRSNRAASEAIPLAKALQLFFGLADRPAVLRTVTPGAVADLTLLRVAPEEIAADPATGADFVAATIVAGQPAYLTTR; translated from the coding sequence ATGCTGATCCGGCGCGCTCGGGTGTTCGGCAGCGTGCATTCGGACGTGCGGTGGCGAGGTGGGCGAATCGTCGAGTGCGGAACCGGTTTTCGGCCGCTGCCAGGTGAGGACGATATCGACGCGCGGGGCGGCTGGCTGCTGCCCGGTCTGCACGACCACCACATTCATCTGCGTGCGCTCGCCGCCCGCGCGGGTTCGGTGCCCCTGGGTCCGGAGCAGGTCGCGGACCTCGACGGGCTGTTCCGCGAGCTTCGCCGCCTGGACTCCGAACTTCCTGCCGGGCAATGGATTCGAGGCACGGGCTACCACGAGTCGGTGGCCGGCGTCCTGGATCGCCGATTGCTCGACCGCGCCCTGCCTGGTCGGCCCATCCGGATCCAGCATCGCAGCGGCGCACTCTGGATGCTCAATTCGGCCGGGTGCGCCGAGGTCGACCTCGAAGAGTGTGCCGCTCCGGGTGTCGAGCGCGACGCGGGCGGGCAGCCCACAGGGCGGCTGTGGCGGCTGGATTCCTGGCTGGGCGAACGCATTCCCACCTTGCCCTTGGATCTGATGAGCGTCAGCGGCCAGGCCGCGCGGCACGGGATCACGGGATTCACCGACGCCACGCCCGGTCTGGCGCAGCACGAAGTGTCGGGATTGGCCGAAGCGGTCGGCGATGGGCGAATCGTGCAGCGAGTGCACTGCATGGCTCCCCCGACTATCACCGATCCGGGGATCGAGCGCTTCACGTTGGGGCCCACCAAGATTCTGCTGGACGACACAACCCTCCCGACGCTCGACGATTTCACCGGCGCCATCCGCGACGCACATGCGGCGGGCCGCCCGGTCGCCGTGCACTGCGTGACCCGAGTGCAACTGATGCTCACCCTCGCCGCACTCGACAACGCCGGTACAGCGACCGGCGACCGGATCGAGCACGGCGCGATAATTCCCGATTCGGTGCTGGACCAGCTACGCACTCGAGCGCTCACCGTGGTGACTCAGCCGCATTTCCCGGTCGAGCGCGCCGCCCAGTACGCCCGCGACGTACCCGATGAGGATCGCGCGGACCTGTGGCGGCTGGGTTCACTACTGCACGGCGGAGTAGCGGTCGCCGCCGGTTCGGACGCGCCCTTCGGCGGTCCCGACCCTTGGCGCGTCCTCACGGCAGCCACCACCCGATCGAATAGAGCTGCGTCAGAAGCGATTCCGCTGGCCAAAGCGCTTCAGCTCTTCTTCGGCCTCGCCGACCGACCGGCGGTGCTCCGCACGGTGACACCAGGAGCGGTCGCCGACCTGACCTTGCTCCGCGTCGCACCGGAGGAGATCGCGGCCGACCCGGCAACTGGAGCCGACTTCGTCGCGGCCACCATCGTCGCCGGGCAACCGGCATACCTCACCACCCGGTGA
- a CDS encoding CaiB/BaiF CoA transferase family protein, protein MKPLEGFRVLEVAMYGFVPSAGAVLAEWGAEVIKIEHAVTGDPQRGLRRTGAFEVLGDPNPNWEHPNRGKRSVGLDMSKPEGREVLYELARRSDVFLTSFLPEHRRKFGIDVAEIRAVNPAIVYARGSALGPRGAESGKGGYDMTAFWARGGIAASLTPAGVQGMVPPPGPAFGDTISGTNLAGGIVAALLKRERTGEPSVVDVSLLGSGVWAMGHGIALSVHLDQPMVPPPLGAHGSPTNPLSGLYVTADGRYLSFVMMQPAKFWADVCKHIDRPELAQDPRFATAESLGANTAAAVEILQTVIATRTLAEWSERFITLAGPWAPVQDSRQVADDAQVRANEYLIRAGELELAAGPVQFDVTAAVTGPAPEFAAHTAEVLLELGLDWDRIIALQTAGAVT, encoded by the coding sequence ATGAAGCCGCTGGAGGGTTTCCGGGTGCTCGAGGTCGCGATGTACGGGTTCGTCCCGTCCGCGGGCGCGGTGCTCGCCGAGTGGGGCGCCGAAGTGATCAAGATCGAGCACGCGGTGACCGGCGACCCGCAGCGCGGGCTGCGCCGGACCGGCGCGTTCGAGGTGCTGGGCGATCCGAATCCGAATTGGGAGCATCCCAATCGAGGGAAGCGCAGTGTCGGGCTCGATATGTCCAAACCGGAAGGGCGCGAGGTGCTCTACGAGCTGGCCCGGCGCTCTGATGTGTTCCTGACCAGCTTCCTGCCCGAGCACCGGCGCAAATTCGGCATCGACGTGGCGGAGATCCGCGCGGTGAATCCGGCCATCGTCTACGCCCGCGGTAGCGCGCTGGGACCGCGGGGTGCGGAGTCCGGCAAGGGCGGTTACGACATGACCGCCTTCTGGGCGCGCGGCGGGATCGCCGCCAGTCTCACCCCCGCCGGGGTGCAGGGGATGGTGCCGCCGCCGGGACCGGCCTTCGGCGACACCATTTCCGGGACCAATCTCGCGGGCGGGATCGTGGCCGCCCTGCTCAAGCGGGAGCGCACCGGCGAACCGTCGGTCGTGGACGTTTCGCTGCTGGGTAGCGGCGTGTGGGCCATGGGCCACGGGATCGCGCTGTCGGTCCATCTGGACCAGCCGATGGTGCCGCCGCCGCTGGGCGCGCACGGGTCGCCGACCAATCCGCTCTCGGGCCTGTACGTCACCGCGGACGGCCGGTATCTCTCCTTCGTCATGATGCAGCCGGCGAAGTTCTGGGCCGACGTGTGCAAGCACATCGACCGCCCGGAGCTGGCGCAGGATCCCCGCTTCGCCACCGCCGAGTCGCTGGGCGCGAATACCGCCGCGGCCGTGGAGATTCTGCAAACGGTGATCGCCACCCGGACGCTGGCCGAATGGTCCGAACGCTTCATCACCCTGGCCGGGCCGTGGGCGCCGGTGCAGGATTCGCGGCAGGTGGCCGACGACGCGCAGGTGCGCGCGAACGAATACCTGATCCGCGCGGGTGAACTGGAACTGGCGGCCGGTCCGGTGCAGTTCGATGTCACCGCCGCGGTCACCGGCCCGGCGCCGGAATTCGCGGCTCACACCGCGGAGGTCCTGCTCGAACTCGGCTTGGACTGGGACCGCATCATCGCACTGCAGACCGCCGGCGCGGTCACCTAG
- the mftA gene encoding mycofactocin precursor MftA (Mycofactocin is a small molecule electron carrier derived from the final two amino acids, Val-Tyr, of MftA, the mycofactocin precursor. It plays a role in redox homeostasis and the metabolism of alcohols and aldehydes in Actinobacteria, including Mycobacterium tuberculosis.), which yields MSSNGFDSDGDDGSLIEEVLVEEVSIDGMCGVY from the coding sequence ATGAGTAGCAATGGTTTCGACAGCGACGGCGATGACGGTTCGCTGATCGAGGAGGTCCTCGTCGAGGAGGTATCGATCGACGGAATGTGCGGTGTCTACTGA